The Parashewanella tropica genome window below encodes:
- a CDS encoding DUF2947 domain-containing protein, whose protein sequence is MTASYIPLERYKRKWIFNNHEIPVSEQEKRFIKPLTEKGSMQLWNRFISNKSNHSEQFTKGDWGARSNSWKKADTWQTAWDSQDNGLPLLIAEDINWPDETCVYFAYDKYNLIETNWLTFKNNWKCFLFFDDGPLLFSSEQKQVIWFHQSGEFQLGHRG, encoded by the coding sequence TTGACTGCTAGCTACATCCCGCTTGAACGCTATAAACGAAAGTGGATTTTTAATAATCATGAAATCCCTGTTTCAGAGCAAGAAAAACGATTCATTAAGCCCCTAACAGAAAAGGGCTCGATGCAACTCTGGAATCGTTTTATCAGTAACAAAAGCAACCATTCAGAACAATTTACCAAAGGGGACTGGGGAGCGCGTAGCAATAGTTGGAAAAAAGCTGATACATGGCAAACCGCATGGGATAGCCAAGACAATGGCTTACCTCTGTTAATTGCCGAAGATATCAACTGGCCAGATGAAACTTGCGTATATTTTGCTTACGACAAATACAATTTAATTGAAACAAATTGGCTGACTTTCAAAAATAATTGGAAATGCTTTTTGTTTTTTGATGATGGCCCCTTATTGTTTTCAAGTGAGCAGAAACAAGTAATATGGTTTCACCAAAGTGGGGAGTTTCAATTAGGGCATAGAGGTTAG
- a CDS encoding GspH/FimT family pseudopilin: MKINGFTLVEMMITIAVAAILLTVGVPSLTSFYQQVRAEQNIKQIQSLLAYARNQATSYQRPITICPKSNSIGSTCGNDWKGGMVVYTTMGAAGSGGSGSSPTLKTLRQLSKFDDSDTINFKYTSITFSAEGLISSFDENEVSADMVYCPDNKASLAKGIKIFASGSNQLLNTTLTCASPKN; encoded by the coding sequence ATGAAAATAAATGGATTTACCCTAGTTGAAATGATGATCACCATTGCTGTAGCCGCCATTTTATTAACGGTTGGTGTTCCCTCTTTAACATCTTTTTATCAACAAGTTCGAGCCGAGCAAAACATTAAACAAATTCAATCACTATTAGCTTATGCTCGTAATCAAGCCACCAGCTATCAACGTCCAATTACCATTTGCCCAAAATCAAACTCTATAGGTTCTACTTGCGGCAATGACTGGAAGGGAGGAATGGTCGTATACACCACTATGGGAGCAGCAGGTTCTGGTGGTTCAGGCAGCTCTCCTACCCTAAAAACCTTACGACAACTGTCTAAATTTGATGACAGCGACACGATCAATTTCAAATATACTTCTATCACTTTTAGTGCTGAAGGACTGATTTCGTCTTTTGATGAAAATGAAGTTTCTGCGGACATGGTATATTGCCCCGATAACAAAGCATCTTTAGCTAAAGGCATAAAAATTTTTGCCAGTGGAAGTAATCAACTCCTAAATACCACTCTAACCTGTGCTTCTCCCAAAAATTAA
- the glnB gene encoding nitrogen regulatory protein P-II → MKRVEAIIKPFKLDDVREALAEVGITGMTVQEVKGFGRQKGHTELYRGAEYMVDFLPKVKIDIVVQDELLDQAVETIVETAHTGKIGDGKIFVTDVERVIRIRTGEENDDAV, encoded by the coding sequence ATGAAGAGAGTTGAAGCGATCATTAAGCCATTTAAGCTTGATGATGTCAGGGAAGCACTGGCAGAAGTTGGGATCACAGGGATGACCGTCCAAGAAGTAAAAGGCTTTGGCCGCCAAAAAGGCCATACAGAACTCTATCGTGGTGCTGAGTATATGGTCGATTTTTTACCTAAAGTAAAAATCGACATCGTGGTACAGGATGAATTACTTGATCAAGCGGTGGAAACCATCGTCGAAACAGCTCATACCGGAAAAATTGGTGACGGAAAGATTTTTGTGACCGATGTTGAGCGTGTTATTCGTATTCGTACAGGTGAAGAAAACGACGACGCTGTGTAA
- a CDS encoding GspH/FimT family pseudopilin yields MKYRHGVTLVELVITIAIAAILLTIGVPSLTNLYEGTRADSNIERIQNTFHFARNQAISLGRRVKVCPSVDDTCTSNWIQGAIVFTDDNGNLKKDGDEVILNRIPAFNDSDHIKSPHSSYTFSATGFLASRAGSLTYCPSKKDHEASQQIRVNFNGRIRRNTKSVNCK; encoded by the coding sequence ATGAAATACAGACATGGAGTAACGTTAGTTGAGCTAGTTATCACTATTGCTATTGCAGCAATTCTTCTTACAATCGGCGTTCCTTCACTAACAAACCTATATGAAGGTACTCGTGCTGACAGTAATATCGAGCGTATCCAAAATACTTTTCACTTCGCCCGTAATCAAGCGATATCTTTAGGTCGACGAGTAAAAGTCTGCCCCTCAGTTGACGATACTTGTACCAGCAATTGGATTCAAGGAGCCATCGTTTTTACTGATGATAATGGTAACCTTAAAAAAGACGGTGATGAAGTGATACTAAACCGTATCCCCGCCTTTAATGATTCAGATCATATCAAAAGCCCACATTCATCTTATACATTTTCAGCAACGGGTTTTCTAGCAAGTCGAGCGGGAAGCTTAACTTATTGCCCGAGTAAAAAAGACCATGAAGCCTCTCAACAAATACGTGTAAATTTCAATGGTAGAATTAGAAGGAATACCAAAAGCGTCAATTGTAAATAA